The DNA segment TCAGCGGCTTCGGGCGATGGCGGCCGAATAGGGAAAGTTTGTGTTTTGCCTGTTCCGCGCTTTGGTCGAACTGCTCTCGCGCCGAAGAGGTCACTGTGTGATCCCAGTATCGCCCACGAGTACGTTGAGCTGCGAAAAAGCCTGCCGCGATTGTCGACGGCCACCGATGGTGTTCAGGAACCGGCTGGTTGCGATCGGCTCTACGCATACACGTCACATTGTCTCGATCAGTGCGGCGAGTGACGCGCGTGTGCGATCAAGGGAATCGATGCGCTCAGTTATCCGGTCATGTTCGCGCACGAGCATGGCACGCAATTGCGGGGTGGCGCCGGTGCCGGCGTCCTTCTGTGGGTGCTCCAGGCGTTGGAGCATCATGCTGATGAGGCGCGTCGGAACGCCGGCAT comes from the Actinoplanes sp. OR16 genome and includes:
- a CDS encoding MerR family transcriptional regulator; translation: MKIGELSKRTGIPARMLRYYEDQGLITPQRLDNGYRDYDEGLVARAEKIRCFIDAGVPTRLISMMLQRLEHPQKDAGTGATPQLRAMLVREHDRITERIDSLDRTRASLAALIETM